CCCCGGCGTACCGCATCCGCCGACGCTGCTCCCAGGTGAGGAGCGGGATGAAGAGGACGAACAGGGCGGTCCCGGCCATGCCGAGCACCGCCCCGTCGAGGGCGGACCGCACGAGGAAGGGGAGCGCGGCGAGCCACATCAGGCCGATGACGCCCAGACCGAACGGGTGCGAGACGCGCGCGAACGCCGCGAAGCGCGCCGCCCGCCACTCGGCCTCGGGGTCGAGCGGTTCGCGCGCGCCGAGCATCCGGCGGCTGATGCGCCTGCGGTCCGCCGCGCTCAGGCCGTGCACCAGGGGCGCCGCGGCGATCTGCAGCTGGATCGAGATGACCCCGCACGCGATCGCGCCACCCGTGCACCCCGCCTGCACCACCAGCGCGAGGATCTCGGCGATCCCGCCCTCGAGGTGGTCGCGCAGCGGGAGGAGGAGCACGCCGGCCACGACGGCCGTCCCGAGGACGACGGCGACGATCACCGCGACGCGGCGGCGGACGTGCGCGGCGGTCCAGGCGAGGTCCGGCGCGAGGCGATCGCGGAGGGGGATCGACGGGCCCGCGGCGTGACGCGCGGCGTCGTCATGCGGGGCGGCGTCGTCGCGGAGGATGCTCACCCTGCGACGCTAGCGGCGCCGGCGGCCGGCACCGCAGCCCCAGGACGGGGCGCGCACCGGGACACGCGCCCCCTCCCCACGTGAACGTCCGCTGGATCCTCCCCGCTCCCCCGCGCGCCCGCCGCCGTCGCCCGCGGGACGGGCCACACTCGACCCACGCACCCGCGCCACACGCGCGGTACGCGCAACGATCCCGAACCCGCCAGCCGCGCACCGCGCGAAGGAGCACCATGAAGATCACCGGCCGCACCGTCCTCATCACCGGCAGCACCTCGGGCATCGGCCTCGGGCTCGCCGAGCGGTTCCACGCCGCGGGCAACCGCGTGGTCGTCGCGGGGCGCCGCGCCGAGCTGCTCGACGAGATCACCGCCCGGCACGACGGCATGGCCTCGGTCGTGCTCGACGTGGCCGACCCCGCCTCCATCACCGCGGCCCGCGACGAGCTCGCGCGCACCCACCCCGACCTCGACGTCGTGATCACCATGGCCGGCATCATGCAGCCCGAGGACCTCCGCGATCCCGCGCATCAGGCCACGGCCGAGGCCATCGTCACCACGAACCTCCTCGGCACCATCCGCACGATCGACGCGTTCCTGCCGGGCCTCCTCGCGAGCGACGAGGCGACCCTCATGACGGTCTCCTCCGGCCTCGCGTTCGTGCCGCTCCCCCTCACGCCCACCTACAACGCCACGAAGGCGGCCGTGCACTCGTACACGCAGAGCCTCCGCGAGCAGCTCGCCGGGTCGCCGGTCGAGGTCGTCGAGCTGGTGCCGCCCAAGGTGCAGACGGCCCTCATGCCCGGGCAGGCGGAGGCGGGCGACGCCATGCCGCTGGAGGACTTCCTCGACGAGGTGATGGGGATCCTGCAGGCCCGCCCCGAGGACGAGGAGATCCTCGTGCAGGACGTGCACGGCCTCCGCTTCGCCGAGCGCGACGGCCGGCACGACGAGATGCTCGCGCTCCTCAGCGGGCGCGTGCCCGCCGGGCGGTAGCCCGCCCGCGGCAGCCCGCCCGCCGCTACGTGCTCTGCCGCACCACCAGCGTCGTCGGCATGAGCGTGAGCGGATCCACGTCCTCCCCGCCCACGAGCCGCACCAGCACCTCCGCCATCCGGCGGCCGAACTCCTGGTTGGGCTGGCGCACGGTGGTGAGCGGCGGCACGGCCGACTTCGCGAAGTAGTCGTCGTCGAAGCCCACGACGGCGACGTCCTGCGGCACGCGCAGGCCGTGCTCGCGGAGCTCCGAGTAGACGCCGGCGGCCATCTGGTCGCTCGCCGCGAAGACCCCGTCGATGGGCTCGCCGCGCGCCAGCAGCGTGCGCATCGCGTCGGCGCCCGACGCGGGCGAGAAGTCGCCCACCGCGACGAGCGTGGGATCCAGCCCCGCCGCGGTCATCGCCTCGCGGAAGCCGCGCAGCCGGTCGATGCCCGCGGGCATGTCCTGCCGACCCGCCACCGCCGCGATGCGGGTGCGCCCGCGCTGGATGAGGTGCTCGGTCGCCGCCCGCGCCGCGCCCACGTTGTCGACGTCGACGGTGGGCGCCTCGCGGTCGTCCTGCCGGAGCGGCCTGCCGGCGAACACGACCGGCAGCCGGTCGCGCAGGCCGCTGAACGTGGCGTCGCCCGAGTGGTGCGAGACCACGAGCACCCCGTCGACGTTGCCGCCGAGCAGGAACCGCCGGGTCTTCTCCGCCTGCGCGGGCGAGGAGATGAGGAGCGTGAGCGTGTACTCGGTGGTCGCGAGGTACGTCATCGCGCCCTGGATGAGCGACGCGAAGAACGGATCCGCGAACACCCGCGCGGTCTGCTCCGGCATCACGAGCGCCAGCGCGTTGGTGCGGCGCCCGGCGAGCGAGCGGGCCGCGCGGTTCGGCACGTAGTTGAGCTGCGCGATGGCCGCGTTGACGGCGGTGACGACCTCGGGGGCGACGCGGTCGGATCCGTTCACCACCCGCGACACCGTGGCCCGGCTGACGCCCGCGAGCTTCCCGACCATCTCGAGGGTGGGCGAGCCCTGCTCGGCGTTGATGGCCACGGGCCCTCCAGTCTGCGATCCGGCTGGGTCGAGTGTAGGGCCGGGCCCCTACCCCTTCACCGCCCCGGCCATGATCCCGGATATCAGCTGCCGCCCCGCGAGCACGAAC
This is a stretch of genomic DNA from Clavibacter zhangzhiyongii. It encodes these proteins:
- a CDS encoding LacI family DNA-binding transcriptional regulator; protein product: MVGKLAGVSRATVSRVVNGSDRVAPEVVTAVNAAIAQLNYVPNRAARSLAGRRTNALALVMPEQTARVFADPFFASLIQGAMTYLATTEYTLTLLISSPAQAEKTRRFLLGGNVDGVLVVSHHSGDATFSGLRDRLPVVFAGRPLRQDDREAPTVDVDNVGAARAATEHLIQRGRTRIAAVAGRQDMPAGIDRLRGFREAMTAAGLDPTLVAVGDFSPASGADAMRTLLARGEPIDGVFAASDQMAAGVYSELREHGLRVPQDVAVVGFDDDYFAKSAVPPLTTVRQPNQEFGRRMAEVLVRLVGGEDVDPLTLMPTTLVVRQST
- a CDS encoding SDR family oxidoreductase is translated as MKITGRTVLITGSTSGIGLGLAERFHAAGNRVVVAGRRAELLDEITARHDGMASVVLDVADPASITAARDELARTHPDLDVVITMAGIMQPEDLRDPAHQATAEAIVTTNLLGTIRTIDAFLPGLLASDEATLMTVSSGLAFVPLPLTPTYNATKAAVHSYTQSLREQLAGSPVEVVELVPPKVQTALMPGQAEAGDAMPLEDFLDEVMGILQARPEDEEILVQDVHGLRFAERDGRHDEMLALLSGRVPAGR